TAATCTTGACTGATTTAGGGTTTATTGCTAACGTAAAATTTTCCTCCCTACGCGCAGAAAACGGACGGAATCAATCATGGCGTACCTCATTGCTCGACTGTTCCGGGGTCAACCTAGGGGCCAGGGTCAAGTGTTGTGACCTTTCAAGACATTATTCTCTCCCTTCATCAGTTTTGGAAATCCCACCACTGCATTTTGACTCAGCCGTATGACACTGAAAAAGGGGCTGGAACGTTTAATCCGGCAACCTTTCTTCGCGCGATCGGACCCGAGCCTTGGCGTGCGGCGTATATTGAACCCTGTCGAAGACCAACCGATGGCCGATACGGGGATAATCCGAATCGCCTCCAGCATTACTTTCAATATCAGGTGGTGTTAAAACCGGCTCCTGCGGATTCGCAGGATCTGTATCTCCAAAGTCTTGCCCATTTAGGGTTAGATCCCTACCAACACGATATTCAATTTCTTCAGGATGACTGGGAGTCTCCCACGTTAGGGGCCTGGGGGTTGGGATGGGAGGTCCGGCTGGATGGGATGGAGATCACGCAATTTACCTACTTCCAGGAGATCGGGGGATTGGAGCTGGATCCGGTCACAGTGGAGTTAACGTATGGGTTGGAACGCATTGCTATGTATCTGCAGCAAGTCGACAACGTGTATGACCTGATGTGGACAGAAGACGTTCGATACGGAGATCTCTATCATGAGTCCGAAGTCCAGTTTTCTGTCTATAACTTCGAGGCGGCCGATGTGGACTTGATTCAGACCGGCTTTGATCGCTACGAAAAGGAATGTGAGCAGTTACTGGAGCATCCACGGGGATTGGTGCTGCCGGCTTATGATTGCTGTATGAAGTGCTCTCATCTCTTTAATTTGTTGGATGCCAGAGGAGCGATCAGTGTGGCTCAACGGACAGGCTATATCGGCAGGGTTCGAAACCTTGCCAGGAAATGTGCGAAGGCCTATCTTGGTCAACGGGAGCAGATGGGGTTCCCACTCTTACGACAGGCGTCAGCTTCCTCCCGTCCTCATAGAAAACAACAGATCATTTGAATCGATGCCCCGAGGCGGGGCTGTGGCAATTAGGCTTATGGCACCATCAAGAACGACCCGCAAAAACGTCAAGGTCAAGTCTGTCCCGAAATCTCAACCAAAGACTGTCCCGTTTTTGTTAGAAATTGGGACGGAAGAATTGCCGTCGGCTGTTATCCCGCAGGCATTGGAAGACCTGGCAAATCTTGGGCAACGGCTCTTTGCGGACAGCCGGTTGGAGTATGAGTCCTTGAGGGTCGTGGGTACGCCGCGGCGCTTAGCCTTGCTGGTCAAAAGTGTGCAACCACAGCAAGCTTCCCTGACTCAGGAAATATTAGGCCCTCCGGTTTCTGCAGC
The sequence above is a segment of the Nitrospira sp. MA-1 genome. Coding sequences within it:
- a CDS encoding glycine--tRNA ligase subunit alpha, with amino-acid sequence MTFQDIILSLHQFWKSHHCILTQPYDTEKGAGTFNPATFLRAIGPEPWRAAYIEPCRRPTDGRYGDNPNRLQHYFQYQVVLKPAPADSQDLYLQSLAHLGLDPYQHDIQFLQDDWESPTLGAWGLGWEVRLDGMEITQFTYFQEIGGLELDPVTVELTYGLERIAMYLQQVDNVYDLMWTEDVRYGDLYHESEVQFSVYNFEAADVDLIQTGFDRYEKECEQLLEHPRGLVLPAYDCCMKCSHLFNLLDARGAISVAQRTGYIGRVRNLARKCAKAYLGQREQMGFPLLRQASASSRPHRKQQII